Below is a genomic region from Sulfitobacter sp. OXR-159.
AACCGCCCAAAGCGGGCTGGCGAGCAGGGTCAGGATCAGCAGCAGCCGCTTCATTCCGCAGGCACCCCTGCTGGTTGTTTGCGTGCGCCCGCCGCGACACGGAAACGCCGGTCGCTCAGGCTCAGTACCCCGCCAAGCGCCATCAGCGCACAACCGATCCAAATCCAATTGGTCATCGGTTTGATATAGGTCCGCACAGCCCAACCGCCGCCGTCCTGCGCATCGCCGATCACCACATAGATGTCCCGGGCGAGGTTATAATCGATCGCCGCCTCGGTCGTCGGCATCTGCGCCACGGGGTAGAACCGCTTTTCAGGCCGCAGGGTCGAGATCACATCGCCCTCCTGCGCCAGCGTGATCTCAGCCATAGTGCTGAGGTAGTTCGGCCCCCTGACTTCACTCACGTTGCGGAGGGTCAGCGTGTAGCTGCCCACGTCAAAAGGCTCATCAATCCGGGCCACGCGGATGTCATCCACGGCCCAAGCCATCAGCCCCGCGATCCCGGCCATGGTGATGCCCAGCCCGCCATGCGCCGTGGCCTTGCCCCAATCAGCGCGCGGCAGACGCCGTAGACGGCGCAACTTACCCGGGCCGCGGCCCAAACGCTGCATCACATCCACCGCGGTGCCCATCAGCAGCCATGCCCCAAGGAACATGCCCACAGGCCCCAACAGCCCGCGTCCGGACTGCATGGCAAAGGCCAAGCCCCCAAGCGCCAGCGCCAAGAGGAAGACATAGCGCAGCGGGTATAGTGCGCGCATGATCTTGGCACGTTTCCACGGCATCGCGCTGCCGATCGGCAGGATCAGTCCAAGCGCTACCATGAAAGGAGTAAATGCAGCGTTAAAGAATGGCGGTCCGACACTGAGTTTGCGGTCAAGGAACATCTCGGCCACCAGCGGCCACATGGTGCCCACGAAAACGACGAAACAGGCCACAGCCAGCAGCAGATTGTTCACCACCAAGGCGGTCTCACGGCTCAAAAGGCCAAAGACGCCCTTAGCCTCAAGCGCCGATGCGCGCAGCGAGTAGAGCACCAGCGCCCCGCCGGTGAAAGACCCCAAAATGGCCAGAATAAAGACCCCGCGCTCAAGGTCGTTGGCA
It encodes:
- a CDS encoding heme lyase CcmF/NrfE family subunit, whose product is MITELGHFALVLAFGVALVQMVVPMWGAWRGRAGWMAVAEPAAAAQFILIALSFGALMWAFITSDFSLQLVVANSHSAKPMLYKISGTWGNHEGSMLLWVLIVALFGAMAAWFGGNLPPRLRARVLSVQAAIGVAFLAFILFTSNPFLRMGTPPFDGQDLNPLLQDPGLAFHPPFLYLGYVGLSMAFSFAVAALIEGRVDAAWGRWVRPWTLAAWVFLTIGIALGSWWAYYELGWGGFWFWDPVENASFMPWLLAAALLHSAIVVEKRESLKSWTILLAILAFGFSLIGTFIVRSGLLTSVHAFANDLERGVFILAILGSFTGGALVLYSLRASALEAKGVFGLLSRETALVVNNLLLAVACFVVFVGTMWPLVAEMFLDRKLSVGPPFFNAAFTPFMVALGLILPIGSAMPWKRAKIMRALYPLRYVFLLALALGGLAFAMQSGRGLLGPVGMFLGAWLLMGTAVDVMQRLGRGPGKLRRLRRLPRADWGKATAHGGLGITMAGIAGLMAWAVDDIRVARIDEPFDVGSYTLTLRNVSEVRGPNYLSTMAEITLAQEGDVISTLRPEKRFYPVAQMPTTEAAIDYNLARDIYVVIGDAQDGGGWAVRTYIKPMTNWIWIGCALMALGGVLSLSDRRFRVAAGARKQPAGVPAE